The stretch of DNA aaaaacacacacaagaacaattttccatcaataaataatattctCTATGTTCAGTTCTAAAAGCTGCTGGCTTCAGTTTGCAGCTGGATCCTGTTGCTCTGATCTCATGAATCttcatcactgtgttttctgctgaTCGTAAAGAGAAACCTTCAGTCCATCGTTTCTCCAAACTCAAACTGTCCCaagataaaatcaaatgaaagaaacatttttatttcctttaccTCCAGGCTGGTTTCGCCGTGTTTCTCCTCCCAGTGAACAGAGACTCGTTAGCGGCTCGTAACTCAATCAGTCGCCTGGTGTCTTCTTCTGTCACTGTGGGACAGGACGGACACAAGAACCAAACCATCAcaggttttaaaatgaaaaaggctcagagcctcctctcttctgattggctcctgacctgttgttactagagctccagagagaagcctgagagaggagatgtaaaactacactgagaaggtttttatatcttctgatggatcaacacttcaaataaaacacagaagaagaagaaacatggagtcATTTTTCAGACTGAACCTCagtaactgaatatttttcatgtttgagcTTTAGGATATTTCTCACTGTGTCTGATGATCAAAGGATGAATTGACAtctttaattgattaattgacatTAGGAGGCTGAAACAAATGAACTGGTTAACTCAGTTAATCACAGTGTGAAGATGCTTCATTAAATCAAAGCTGATCGTTTCTGCTGTCACATCTGCTTCATGACGAGACAGATGTgggacagatgtgtgacagcagagagaaacacttCCTGGTTGACACAGCTCTCCATCACTGCTTACGTTTGTAGGTGAACTCTGCCATCCGGTGCAGCTCCCCCAGCGCCGACGACCCGTTCTTCTCCTCGTTATCCACCAGCAGGTCCATCTCCGACTCCGTCAGGAACTCCGCCATCCCCCCCCGGCTCCGGCGGGCTCGTTTCTTGGGCGTCGGCGACAGCGGCTCGCAGTCTTCGTCTTCGTCCTCCACGATAGGCGTGAGGATGGGCGCGGCGCCGGCGAAGCGCCCCTCCATGGCGTCGTTCATTCGGTAGAACCAGGGCCAGGAGCTGGGGTTCGTCTCCACCCCCCGAGCGGGAAACTTCAGCTCCTGGAGGAGACAGGAAACTCTGGATCACGTTTCTACATCATTCTACATCTACACCATCATTTCATCACCAGCTGACTCTTGTAGTTTGTGCACAACAACGTGAGGATGTCGTGTAATGACAGAAGGACGGAGGAACGTCTGACGGGTGATGGGCGGAGCTAACTTGTGATGGATGTAGAATAAACTTTTACTGCAGCTATTCATTTATAACAATATAAGagttttcaaacaaaagaaagtaCGACAAACACATTTGAAGCTGATGAGACGGAGGAACATGTGGAAGCAGGTTCCGTCTGTCCATCACTTCATCTGTACGTCACAGAATCTTCTgaatgagaggaaaacaaaataaagaacaaatcaGATCGTCCGTCTGGATCTTGCATGAAGCTCAGGCTACGTCCACTCTACTACCTTTGAGTTTCACTCTCTTCTTCCTGCTGGACgccttttattttggaaagctGTGggctggtgttttattttggaaaactctgggctggtgttttattttggaaaactctggggttgtgttaTATTTTGGAAagctctggggttgtgttttattttggaaagctctggggttgttttattttggaaagctGTGggctggtgttttattttggaaagctGTGggctggtgttttattttggaaagctctggggctgtgttttattttggaaagctctggggctgtgttttattttggaaagctgtggggttgtgttttattttggaaagctgtggggttgtgttttattttggaaagctgtggggttgtgttttattttggaaagctctggggctgtgttttattttggaaaactgtggggttgtgttttattttggaaagctgtggggttgtgttgtattttgGAAAGCtgtggggttgtgttttattttggaaagctctggggctgtgttttattttggaaagctgtggggttgtgttttgttgttgacacGCTGGTCGTTAGTGGAGCTGCACCTACCTTGTATCTCCTCTTCAGGTTGTCCCACTTCTTGGCCAACTGATCCGTGGTCAGCTTCCCCTGAAGACCCAGTTCATACAGAATGGCTCTGCAACACGTGAAGAGCAGCGGAGTCACacactgacccccccccacGAACAGGGACATGattcaaacacagaaacatcttctcttcaaaacacatttgtagAAAAGAAGGTTTGTCTTGAAGATGTGGCGTCACAGCTGATCCACTACCACTCCTCGGGGTCAGAGCTGAGAGTAGAAACCTTCAGCTGAGCCGTTCTCCGGCTCCCAGGAAACTTCCTCAACATCACATCAATAATTTAAGCTTGTGAACTTCAGATATGTGAGACTTAAAAACAAGTCGTATCTCCATCTGTTATTTCAGTGAGTCTGACACAGATTGAATCAACATTTAGTCTCTAATCTGACTCTGTGTTAACTCGTACACCTCTTTAACACAGAGTCCTGGAGCAGGTGTGGGACTCACCTCCAGGCCGGTTTGGCTGAATGTTTCCTGCCGGTGAAGAGCGCTTCGTTGGCGGCTCGAAGTTTGATCATCCGCTCCGTCTCCGGCTCCGTCACTGTCGACGAGAACAACAGGTTCGAGTTCAGATGCAGAGAACATCAACAACACGACTGTGAAACACACAGCGATGATGTCGTTGCTAAACTCCACCCACTCTTATAGGAGCACTCCGTCATCCTCCTCCAGCCCATGGGCACGCCCTCGGTGGGAGGAGCCTCTGTGTGGACCGTCCCATCGTCCTCCGCCGCCTCTGCCGCCACCGTGTCCTCCATCTCCGTCTTGATGAGGAACTCCAGGATGTCGGTGTTCTCCTGGTTCTGGTTGGGTTGGCTGTTGCCGCGGTGACCGGTGTTGGCGGCGTTCTCCGGGCTCAGCACCAGGTTGCTGTTGTAGAGGCGACCCTGCATGGCTTCATCCATGATGTGGAACCAGGGCCACGACTCCACCACGCCCCCGATGTTGTCCTGACCCTGGTAGGGCTGCTTCAGGTCCTGGAGAACACAACGAGGATTACAGAACCCTGAAGGAACACGGAGAACGTCTCCTGGTGGAGAACAGTGATCGGTTTCATCGTTTTTTTAAACCAGGTGACTTCCTGTGGGCGTGGCCTCTCTGCGTCACACCTTACCTTGTACTTCGTCCGCAGGTTGTCCCATTTCTTGGCGATCTGGTCAGCTGTCAGCTTCCCCTCCAGGCCCAGACCTTTCAGGATGGTGCTGAGGGAGACGGAGGAGAATCAGAGCAGGTGAGCTGAGAGGGAACCTCACTCACACAGGTACCTGCACAGGTATGAAGTCTCAGAGGGGGGAGGTCTAGCTCATACCTCCACGCGATCTTGGCAGAGTTTCTTTTCCCAGTGAACAGAGCCTCGTTGGACGCCCTGAACTCAATCAGCCTCTTCACATCCTCCTCCGTCACTGCAGAtgcaggggtcaaaggtcaccaaCACTGGCAGGTCAGCAGCTCACCTGTACATGGCGGCCTACAGGTATAAACACACCGCACCATTACTTACTTTTATAGGAGTTTTCTGGGAACTGTGGCAGCGGGTTGAGGCCTGACTCCATCGTGATCATGGGGGAGAGGGTCTGTAGTCCAGGGGCTGCGAGGGGGCGAGGGGgggcaggggaggagggggggagaaaggggggaggcaaggagggaggggtggaagTGTGTTGGTATTCAGGCCTGATGCTAACTACATCCGCAGCTTTCCCGCGTTGTTCCTCCTGCAGCACCGCTCCTCCGCCCCTCGCGCGAGGCAGCGCCGGTGGGAGGGTTACCGTAACTTTCCCCG from Seriola aureovittata isolate HTS-2021-v1 ecotype China chromosome 10, ASM2101889v1, whole genome shotgun sequence encodes:
- the zgc:171459 gene encoding uncharacterized protein zgc:171459, with protein sequence MITMESGLNPLPQFPENSYKMTEEDVKRLIEFRASNEALFTGKRNSAKIAWSTILKGLGLEGKLTADQIAKKWDNLRTKYKDLKQPYQGQDNIGGVVESWPWFHIMDEAMQGRLYNSNLVLSPENAANTGHRGNSQPNQNQENTDILEFLIKTEMEDTVAAEAAEDDGTVHTEAPPTEGVPMGWRRMTECSYKMTEPETERMIKLRAANEALFTGRKHSAKPAWRAILYELGLQGKLTTDQLAKKWDNLKRRYKELKFPARGVETNPSSWPWFYRMNDAMEGRFAGAAPILTPIVEDEDEDCEPLSPTPKKRARRSRGGMAEFLTESEMDLLVDNEEKNGSSALGELHRMAEFTYKLTEEDTRRLIELRAANESLFTGRRNTAKPAWRGIVKEMGLTGKITPDQVAKKWDNLKTKFKDLKFPPRGMENQTNPASWPWFQLMSDALEGRLAGKAPRVTPVWTNEEDGIFGSSPPPDRDCLLAERSSVSELESMVGGDNPEADGNVTYIDASGEECSTPSDLSYKMTDQDTRRMIKLRASNEALFTGRRNAAKAAWKAILKELGLQGKVSTYQMAKKWDNLKRRYKDLKYPPVGMESVADGASSWPWFHLMNEAMEGRLANSAPLLTPVTQEDEQHSDPAPRHRSRPALPPPPASSSEYGQEAFCDGAEQSQRSSEACDGPLGGLDREWEMVERERTALEREREMVERDRAAVERERAAVQAERLWLERERAAVERDRAMLEQERAGLSREREVLDQRALMLNSVGHSGHLNALM